tGGGGTATGGGAATAATGTGGGTAATAATggcttcttcttttatttccctttaggagagacactgctgatcctgtaaCATGGAGGATTGCCTTCATACCTCATCTGAGAATCTATCCAAATTGGTCAGCTGGGCCCACAGCCATGGGACCATTTGCAGCCTCATTCCAAACCTGAAACATTTGCTTTCGGAAGGTTCCCATGGGAACCTGACAGCAATGTGGGGCTGTAGTGCTGGCCATGCTTATCACTGGCCACTGACAGCTACTTGCAGAGCTGGCTCCCAAGAAAGGGTCTGTTTCCAGGATAACAGAAGTTTTAACTCTGATAGTCCTAGTATAATTGGAGTGCCCTCTGAGACACAAACTAGCCCTGTTGAAAGGTACCCTGGGAGACCCGTGAAAGCAAAGCTAGACTGTAATCGGACCAGAGACTCTTGCGATTTCTCTTATTGCAGTGAGCCTTCTGAACTGGATGAAGCTGTTGAAGAGTATGAAGATGAAAACACTCTGTTCGACATGGTTTGTGAGTCTTCTGTTACAGATGAGGATAGTGACTTTGAACCCCAAACCCAGAGGCCTCAAAGCATTACTCGAAAAAGGCCTGGAATAGTCCCATCTTCTCTCCATTCAAGCTCCCAGGCTCAGATGATTGATGAATGCAGCAGTGATGTCATCATTAAGAAAATCAAACAGGAGATTCCTGAAGATTATTATATTGTGGCAAATGCAGAGCTGACCGGAGGGGTAGATGGACCAGCCCTGTCATTGACACAGATGGCAAAACCTAAGCCACAGACTCATGCTGGTCCCTCCTGTATAGGGTCTGCTAAGCTGATTCCCCACGTAACATCTGCCATCAGCACCGAGCTAGACCCACATGGCATGTCTGCGTCCCCCTCTGTGATGTCCAGACCAATCATCCAGAAGACTGCCAGGGTATCTCTGGCTTCACCAAACAGAGGACCCCCTGGTGCCCACGGCACCAACCAGCAGGTGGCCATGCAGATGCCTGTGAGCACATCCCATCCTAATAAACAGATCAGCATCCCTTTgtctgccctgcagctgcctggACAGGATGAGCAAGTTGCTTCTGAAGAGTTCCTGTCCCACCTGCCCAGCCAGGTCTCCTCCTGTGAGGTAGCCCTTTCTCCCTCAGTTAACACAGAGCCAGAAGTGAGCTCCAGTCAGCAGCAGCCCCCAGTCGCTCCAACCATAACCACCGAGGCCACGGCACAGTGCATTCCAGGTATGGCAGGTGAGGTGACGGAGTCCCTCATCCACGTACATCAGAGAATTCTGCGCCGCCAGCACTCCTAAAACCGTTGGCTCAGTTTGCTAGAATTCGGGGCTTTATTATTCTCCTCAAGATAGAAATACTGAGATATAATGTATCTAGGTGATACTACAAAGGGAATCATCTGAGTTAAGGCCATCTATCCAGTGTATCTCAGAGCTGAGAGGACAGCTGTAGGATGGTGCTGTGGATATTGCATGGCTAGATGTAAGGCTTGTATCAGATCTTAAGCTGAATTTTTATATAGTAAAGTtacttttgaaagtttttttaatgCTCTCCTATCAGTATCAAGATACTTGGTTACTGGTTTGAAGCCAAAATGATGTTGGGGTAGGCATACACTGACAATAGACCTAATATTTCttcaatattatatatttgaatcGTTTGAGCACTTTATTCATTTTAGGTGGTGTGGCagttaaaacaatttaaaaaaaaagcaacaaatatatctgaaagaagtattttgtcttttctctcaaaatttaaaataatcagataGCTTGCATTTGTGTAATACATGGACCTAACTGGAGTGGCTTGAGAGgagaaagatatatttatatgagGCCCCTATCTATAATTCTAACATTCTAATGTTCTGTAATTCTAATGCTCAGTATTTATTTAATCTGGGCTATTACTATATAAGGGGCAGTTGGAGTGTCCTGCTTTTGGGTTCATGATTCAAATCTGATAGGACAGAGCAGAAACATGGAAGGGATCAAGAGACATGCGGAGTACTTATATAGAAAGCAGAAATATGTGGCactttttgatttcattttagtCCTTCTCATAAAGTCATGTATTTTGGGGAAAGCTTCTAGAAGCGCAAGGTACCTATGCTTTTACCCTCTAGCTTCCAGAAATTAAGTTGCTTTGCAAACATGCTTTCCCAATTTTAATGTCAGTGTTAAGATTCCCAAAGGAAATCCTCAATTCATGATTTCCTAAGACAgtcatagcattatttataaaatatagtatatatatatattcatatcccAATTCAAAATTatgcttttcagtttgtttttctttctttttaaaataacaattttattgagatataactcatGTACCATAAAGTTAACtcttttaaagaagttaaaagtttttttctttctttttaattactcaatgaatttattacatttttagttgtagtgatcatcacaacccaattttataggatttccaaccaaCAACCCCAGcgcaaaaagaatacaatttagtgggtttttggtatattcagagttgtacaatcatcactgCTATCTAATTTCAAACTGTTTTCATCGgcccagaaagaaaccccatacgcattagcagtcactctttctctcctctcagcCCCTGTCAACCACTGCTAATCTCCATTCTATCTCTGCCCATTctgtacatttcatataaatggagttatATTTTATGGCCTTTTGCGATGGCTTTCTTGCACTTAGTGTAATTGTTTTAAGGTTAATCTGTGTGATAGCATctatcaacatttttttcctttttattgccaaatatttcattgtataaatatacca
The nucleotide sequence above comes from Phacochoerus africanus isolate WHEZ1 chromosome 2, ROS_Pafr_v1, whole genome shotgun sequence. Encoded proteins:
- the KIAA1958 gene encoding uncharacterized protein KIAA1958 homolog isoform X2 codes for the protein MEDCLHTSSENLSKLVSWAHSHGTICSLIPNLKHLLSEGSHGNLTAMWGCSAGHAYHWPLTATCRAGSQERVCFQDNRSFNSDSPSIIGVPSETQTSPVERYPGRPVKAKLDCNRTRDSCDFSYCSEPSELDEAVEEYEDENTLFDMVCESSVTDEDSDFEPQTQRPQSITRKRPGIVPSSLHSSSQAQMIDECSSDVIIKKIKQEIPEDYYIVANAELTGGVDGPALSLTQMAKPKPQTHAGPSCIGSAKLIPHVTSAISTELDPHGMSASPSVMSRPIIQKTARVSLASPNRGPPGAHGTNQQVAMQMPVSTSHPNKQISIPLSALQLPGQDEQVASEEFLSHLPSQVSSCEVALSPSVNTEPEVSSSQQQPPVAPTITTEATAQCIPAYSTKLNKFPVFNINDDLNDLCTSAVSPNTTKATRYALNVWRYWCMTNGLKDHTDITK
- the KIAA1958 gene encoding uncharacterized protein KIAA1958 homolog isoform X1, coding for MEDCLHTSSENLSKLVSWAHSHGTICSLIPNLKHLLSEGSHGNLTAMWGCSAGHAYHWPLTATCRAGSQERVCFQDNRSFNSDSPSIIGVPSETQTSPVERYPGRPVKAKLDCNRTRDSCDFSYCSEPSELDEAVEEYEDENTLFDMVCESSVTDEDSDFEPQTQRPQSITRKRPGIVPSSLHSSSQAQMIDECSSDVIIKKIKQEIPEDYYIVANAELTGGVDGPALSLTQMAKPKPQTHAGPSCIGSAKLIPHVTSAISTELDPHGMSASPSVMSRPIIQKTARVSLASPNRGPPGAHGTNQQVAMQMPVSTSHPNKQISIPLSALQLPGQDEQVASEEFLSHLPSQVSSCEVALSPSVNTEPEVSSSQQQPPVAPTITTEATAQCIPAYSTKLNKFPVFNINDDLNDLCTSAVSPNTTKATRYALNVWRYWCMTNGLKDHTDITKIPAVKLNELLENFYVTVKKSDGSDFLATSLHAIRRGLDRILKNAGVGFSITSSTFSSSTKKLKEKLWVLSKAGMSGARSRNIVYFSLSDEEEMWQAGCLGDDSPITLLSTVVKYNSQYLNMRTLQEHADLMYGDIELLKDPQNQPYFARTDSVKRESRSGSTRVCHGKIYHEHSRGHKQCPYCLLYKYMYIHRPPTQMDAKSPFYLTARKEATDLGSVWYEDQRMGLRSLRGIVPNLAKKVKLENCENFTFVSFTQVSRRLGSHSCCQ
- the KIAA1958 gene encoding uncharacterized protein KIAA1958 homolog isoform X3, giving the protein MEDCLHTSSENLSKLVSWAHSHGTICSLIPNLKHLLSEGSHGNLTAMWGCSAGHAYHWPLTATCRAGSQERVCFQDNRSFNSDSPSIIGVPSETQTSPVERYPGRPVKAKLDCNRTRDSCDFSYCSEPSELDEAVEEYEDENTLFDMVCESSVTDEDSDFEPQTQRPQSITRKRPGIVPSSLHSSSQAQMIDECSSDVIIKKIKQEIPEDYYIVANAELTGGVDGPALSLTQMAKPKPQTHAGPSCIGSAKLIPHVTSAISTELDPHGMSASPSVMSRPIIQKTARVSLASPNRGPPGAHGTNQQVAMQMPVSTSHPNKQISIPLSALQLPGQDEQVASEEFLSHLPSQVSSCEVALSPSVNTEPEVSSSQQQPPVAPTITTEATAQCIPDQDERAAELSREQNEKTIRSTQTALRNFPYSTKLNKFPVFNINDDLNDLCTSAVSPNTTKATRYALNVWRYWCMTNGLKDHTDITKIPAVKLNELLENFYVTVKKSDGSDFLATSLHAIRRGLDRILKNAGVGFSITSSTFSSSTKKLKEKLWVLSKAGMSGARSRNIVYFSLSDEEEMWQAGCLGDDSPITLLSTVVKYNSQYLNMRTLQEHADLMYGDIELLKDPQNQPYFARTDSVKRESRSGSTRVCHGKIYHEHSRGHKQCPYCLLYKYMYIHRPPTQMDAKSPFYLTARKEATDLGSVWYEDQRMGLRSLRGIVPNLAKKVKLENCENFTFVSFTQVSRRLGSHSCCQ